One genomic segment of Vulcanisaeta thermophila includes these proteins:
- the hisG gene encoding ATP phosphoribosyltransferase: MAIPSKGRLVGQVIDLLNAIGLRLQSTDDRSLIIPTNWPELSIVRVRTEDIPNIVGGGSVELGITGLDYVVESGAPVKVLERLGFGRGSLVLAVPVNSGIESIDDIKDGFKVATKYVNITKNFFNEVGREVRVIGISGSAEIMPLLGVADAIVDVMSTGTTLRLHGLKPIAKIMDTEAVLIGNDEDDEVVRKFLLLLRGTLRSRNKKLVLMNVPLQSIDKVLSILPAMEGPTVADIAGKPFKEVISVVPEDELPTLLTRLRDAGAKDILVMSIEKVI, from the coding sequence ATGGCGATACCCTCAAAGGGACGCTTGGTTGGTCAGGTCATAGACCTCCTAAATGCAATCGGCCTAAGGCTTCAAAGTACCGATGATAGGTCGTTAATAATACCCACCAACTGGCCCGAGCTTAGTATTGTCAGGGTTAGGACAGAGGACATACCCAACATAGTTGGTGGTGGGTCCGTGGAGCTGGGGATCACGGGGCTTGATTATGTGGTTGAGAGCGGAGCCCCGGTTAAGGTGCTCGAGAGGCTGGGCTTTGGTAGGGGATCCCTGGTCCTGGCGGTTCCCGTTAATTCGGGAATTGAGAGTATCGATGACATTAAGGATGGGTTTAAAGTGGCCACTAAGTACGTTAATATAACCAAGAACTTCTTCAATGAGGTGGGTAGGGAAGTCAGGGTCATAGGGATCTCGGGGAGTGCCGAGATCATGCCACTCCTGGGGGTTGCTGATGCCATAGTGGATGTTATGTCCACGGGAACCACGTTGAGGCTCCACGGGTTAAAGCCCATTGCGAAGATAATGGATACGGAGGCCGTGTTGATAGGTAATGATGAGGATGATGAGGTGGTTAGGAAATTCCTCCTACTTCTTCGCGGTACGTTGAGGAGTAGGAATAAGAAGTTGGTCCTCATGAACGTGCCCCTCCAAAGCATTGATAAGGTGCTCAGTATATTGCCTGCCATGGAGGGGCCCACGGTTGCGGACATAGCAGGTAAGCCCTTTAAGGAGGTCATATCGGTGGTTCCCGAGGACGAACTACCAACATTACTAACAAGACTTAGGGATGCGGGGGCTAAGGACATACTGGTCATGAGTATTGAGAAGGTGATTTGA
- a CDS encoding pyridoxal phosphate-dependent aminotransferase: MSWRDVLKVAFYEEPNVGYKVHRLHFNENLFLPREYYESIMSVLMEPDLIRYYTEPLNPTFNELIARHINVDAGNVFATAGGDEGIRLLTQFALHGNHKLLMIEPTYSMPRVIAESMGVKVEESVLNLDYQLNVDDIIKRGYDAGVIYICNPNNPTGNAFNRGDIEYLASRLNALIIIDEAYAEFAGLTLIDLIKHYDNVAVVRTFSKAWGLAGLRVGYVVASEPVIEGLKRISLPHNIPYPSMAMVAKALELRHYVDESIERMRSAREYLRGRLESLGLSVLPSVTNFLTFHVGNPDVVYEELYRRGFILRNLSGKVMCEDCLRVTVPPINVANKLLENLQELIK; the protein is encoded by the coding sequence ATGAGTTGGAGGGACGTGCTTAAGGTTGCCTTTTATGAGGAGCCCAATGTGGGTTATAAGGTCCATAGGCTCCACTTCAATGAGAACTTATTCCTGCCCAGGGAGTACTATGAATCCATCATGAGCGTGTTGATGGAACCCGACTTAATTAGGTACTACACCGAGCCCCTCAACCCAACATTTAATGAGCTCATAGCCAGGCACATCAACGTGGACGCTGGTAACGTATTCGCCACCGCCGGTGGTGATGAGGGTATTAGGCTCCTTACCCAATTCGCACTGCACGGTAACCACAAACTACTCATGATCGAACCCACATACTCAATGCCCAGGGTTATTGCCGAATCCATGGGTGTTAAGGTTGAGGAGTCAGTGCTTAATCTGGACTATCAACTCAACGTTGATGACATAATTAAGAGGGGCTACGATGCGGGCGTAATCTACATATGCAACCCAAATAACCCAACAGGGAACGCATTCAATAGAGGTGACATTGAGTACCTGGCCTCGAGGCTTAACGCCCTCATAATCATTGATGAGGCCTATGCCGAATTCGCAGGCTTAACCCTAATTGACTTAATTAAGCATTACGACAATGTTGCGGTTGTTAGGACATTCTCAAAGGCATGGGGCCTGGCTGGTTTAAGGGTTGGCTATGTGGTGGCTTCTGAGCCCGTGATAGAGGGTTTGAAGAGGATATCCCTACCGCATAATATACCATATCCCTCAATGGCCATGGTCGCCAAGGCCCTGGAGCTTAGGCATTATGTGGATGAGAGTATAGAGAGGATGAGGAGTGCCAGGGAGTACCTCAGGGGGAGGCTTGAGTCACTGGGGCTTTCTGTACTCCCCTCGGTCACGAACTTCCTAACATTCCATGTGGGCAACCCTGACGTGGTTTATGAGGAATTGTACAGGAGGGGCTTCATACTGAGGAACCTGAGTGGTAAGGTAATGTGTGAGGACTGCCTAAGGGTTACGGTACCGCCAATAAACGTAGCCAATAAACTACTGGAGAACCTCCAGGAATTAATCAAATAA
- a CDS encoding LysE family transporter, protein MLGLDFIAKVIIISASGALAPGPLTASAASLGAMGGWRAGFREAIGHMVVEFPLVLTIAYGLSTVFNNPVVKVFMGLVGGSFLLFFAYLTLRDAVRAGFMGNPSIRYASAMTTGAALSLFNPYFIAWWIGVGTPLIMQAFLTAGLVGILILYASHVWLDYAWLTFVASLGSMSRVRMSVYRGLMIVLGVAIMYFGVSMILNFLSDLLPIMR, encoded by the coding sequence ATGTTGGGGTTGGATTTCATAGCCAAGGTCATAATAATCAGCGCCTCTGGGGCCTTAGCACCAGGTCCACTAACGGCCTCTGCGGCATCACTGGGCGCCATGGGTGGCTGGAGGGCTGGGTTTAGGGAGGCTATAGGGCACATGGTGGTGGAGTTCCCGCTGGTTTTGACCATAGCCTATGGATTAAGCACGGTATTTAATAACCCAGTTGTTAAGGTATTCATGGGATTAGTCGGGGGTTCCTTCCTGTTATTCTTCGCATACCTAACCCTCAGGGATGCTGTGAGGGCTGGGTTCATGGGTAACCCCAGTATTCGTTATGCCTCAGCCATGACCACGGGAGCCGCCCTATCCCTCTTCAACCCATACTTCATAGCCTGGTGGATTGGTGTGGGTACACCCTTAATAATGCAGGCATTCCTCACGGCGGGTTTAGTGGGCATTTTAATACTCTACGCATCACATGTATGGCTTGATTATGCTTGGTTAACCTTCGTGGCGTCCCTGGGCTCCATGAGCAGGGTGAGGATGAGCGTGTATAGGGGGTTAATGATCGTGTTGGGTGTGGCAATAATGTACTTTGGGGTTTCAATGATCCTTAACTTCCTAAGTGATCTCCTGCCGATTATGCGCTGA